The Triticum urartu cultivar G1812 chromosome 5, Tu2.1, whole genome shotgun sequence genome contains the following window.
CTCCGGCATGAACTCCTCGGGGTGCGTCCACGTCGCCGGGTCGCGCATGACGGCCCACAGGTTGACGATCACCATGGCGCCCTTGGGCACCACGAAGCCCCCGACCTCCGCGCCTTCGACCATGGCCTGGTGCGGTATCAGGAGCGGGCTTGGCGGGTGTAGGCGCATGCTCTCCATCAGCACGGCCTGGAGATACGGCAGCCTGCTGATGTCGGATTCGTCGGGATACTGCTTTGCACCAACCACTCCCTGCAGCTCGGCGCGAACCTTTGACATGACGGCCGGGTGCCGAAGTAGCTCGGCCATCGTCCACTCCACGGTGAGAGCGTTTGTCTCTGTCCCTGCTATGAACAGATCCTGCAAAACACGCGACATTTTTCTGGTTAGCTCGGATTTCTCATTTGTGTCCACTTCCTCGGATCTTCAAAGATCAGTTTATTCTTCAGTTCAGAGTCAAGCATACCAAAAGAAAGGACTTGATTGTCTGAATGCTGAGCTGATCCACCGAGTGAAGCTGGAGTAGCACATCCAAGAAATCCCCCTGCCTTTCACCTCCGGCCTTCATACGACGCTCAATAATCGGGTCAAAGAAGTCAAAGAACCTCCTCAGATGCTCGACGGTACGGCGGCGGCGGCCCTGCAAGTCAAGAACGGAGAGCACGGGAAAGAGGTCCGACATGTTCGGCTTGATGAGCTCCATGAGGAGGTCGTTGGTCAGCGTCTCGAGACCCTGCGCCCGGTCTGAGCTCAGGTCGCCCACCTCCTCGGAAAACAGCACGCTGGAGACGATGTTGAACAGCCCGGAGAGCACGACGCGGCCGACCTCCACGGTCTCCCCGGCATGGCCGCGGATGCAGCCCACCAGGCCCCTCACCTTCTCCTCCCGCACCGCGCGCGCCGCGTCGAGGGCGTGCGCCGAGAACAGGTGGTTGGTGCACACGGCGCGGAGGCGCTTCCACAGCGGGCTGCTGGACGGCAGCCATATGATGGAGTGCTCGTGGTTGCCCAGCGCGCGCGCGGCGTCGGCGACGGACCGCGCCGCCAGGAGGTGGTCGTACTTCTGCAGCACGTCGCGGGCGCACGCGGCGGACGAGGCCACGACGGCGGTGGTGGCGCCGAGCTTGATGGATATGATGGGGCCGTGCACCCCGGCGAGCCTGGTAAGGGCCTGGTGCAGATCGCCTTGGATGTCAAAGATGTTGCCGAGGAGAGGGAT
Protein-coding sequences here:
- the LOC125555994 gene encoding cytochrome P450 76M5-like — translated: MEASYMLWLVYVSLASCVLYKLFLVGSKSSRLPPGPTPIPLLGNIFDIQGDLHQALTRLAGVHGPIISIKLGATTAVVASSAACARDVLQKYDHLLAARSVADAARALGNHEHSIIWLPSSSPLWKRLRAVCTNHLFSAHALDAARAVREEKVRGLVGCIRGHAGETVEVGRVVLSGLFNIVSSVLFSEEVGDLSSDRAQGLETLTNDLLMELIKPNMSDLFPVLSVLDLQGRRRRTVEHLRRFFDFFDPIIERRMKAGGERQGDFLDVLLQLHSVDQLSIQTIKSFLLDLFIAGTETNALTVEWTMAELLRHPAVMSKVRAELQGVVGAKQYPDESDISRLPYLQAVLMESMRLHPPSPLLIPHQAMVEGAEVGGFVVPKGAMVIVNLWAVMRDPATWTHPEEFMPERFVGADMDFRGKDRFEFMPFGAGRRACPGMPMATRVVTLILASLLHRFEWRLPEGMQPCDVDVRDRYRMSLNMVTPIKAVPLPLFS